Part of the Mangifera indica cultivar Alphonso chromosome 4, CATAS_Mindica_2.1, whole genome shotgun sequence genome, AATGTTTGTACCTATCAActagttttgtttaaaaaaattgttaatatatcTAAGCATAGCATATGAACCTGGATTTGATGTGTTCTTTCACAAATCAATCTCTGAATGGCCATTTTTTCAATGTATTCAACTGCAAATAAAAGTTGTTCCCTTGAATGTGCCTTTTTTATTGAAAGGCCACTGTATAATCTACTATAATTGTAGTTAAGCTGAGTCAGATATAGTAATTCTCCTGGTTGTGTCCATACATAAGACAATTCTTTTATGCTGATACGTGTAATGTGGTTCAAATGCTTGAGCTAGCTTAAGTTTGGAGAAGGGGGGGATTTTGTTAGTGATATGTAAGCTTGGTAGGTGGGTACTCAAAAAGCATGATGGAATAAGATTGGGGGCCACCAGGTGGTGACTAAAGAAGAAGGTTATCAAATAACTTGTGATATCTTTCATTGCTGATATTGGTGGATGCGCAggaagattttttaaaaatttaatataaggaAAAAGtacaaaaggagaaaaaattaaaaaccctttGCAAGTGAAGAGTTAACAAAGCTATGTCAAGCCTTAAGAGGGGATACTCCATGCAGATATTTTTCTGACAATTGTTTTTCAAAAGCTTATGCACCATCTCAGATTAGCCTCTATCGTGAGGCTTGTTGTGTTAGATTAACCTGTAACTCTTGACAAACATATTTAAACTAGTTTTGCTGGAAAACTTATATTTGGAAAGTTTCGACACCCTCATTGCTGTAATTCATAGcgtaaaaaaattatgttagtgGGTAGAATTTGACTAAGTTCAAACAAATGATAGACCTTTTTTCTAGTTGATGTACTATTTCAAATCAAAGTGTCTAATCTAAGGTGTGAGGACACTTGTTGCGTTTTCTGTTTCCTAATCAGATCAAGCTTCTGCTTTGTAAAAGAGGTTTAGATTGCTTGGGTGTTGTCTTTCTATTGGGCAAATTGTGGATTGTAAAAACCACTAAGTAGCCATCTCTTGCTCATGTCTATCTTCCTAATCCAATGACATTTCTTGATTGGATTAAGTTTAGATAGGTCTTGGAGAGGATTTTGGTTTTGGCATATGACTTTTTGGATTGTCCTAAATTGCTGATTTGTTTAGAGTTTTGGGCTCATTTTGTGTCTAGGcaagattatttttttacttatactTTCATTTTAATGCACCTTCAATGGACTTCTCTTTTTGATAGTAATATACTTAATTGCTTCCTTTGTGTTAAATGTTTCCTATTGTCCTTGctttaatattgttaattaatgcttatgtaaaatgtaaaaacatttttttttttatcttaagaTTGATTTTCTTAATAATGCCTTGCTCTAGGAAAGTGTGCATCTCCAAAGAATGGCCTCTTTACAAAATCCTCCTATGGGTTGGACAGGGGTGCCACCAATTCCGGTCACACCTATTGTAAAAAGAGTTGTTAGACTTGATGTTCCCATTGACAAATATCCAAATGTAAGTTATGATGTGTATATTGATATAAAgtgctttttaatttttgttttgtttccatTCAAATCATAGCTTCTAACTTCAAATCATAACAGTATAATTTTGTTGGCCGAATTTTGGGACCACGTGGGAACTCTCTAAAAAGAGTTGAGGCCTTGACAGAATGTAGGGTGTTCATAAGAGGTCGGGGCTCTGTAAAGGATTCTATAAAGGTATGACCCTTTAGAAAATGATTTTCTGCTTTCAAAACGTAATTTGGATACAAACTTAGAAGTTAAGTTATAGCTCATTTAAGCTGAGATGGAGTTGAACTCATATATCATGacaatatgaaatttttatgcTATAAAGTTGTTTTGTGCTTACTGAtaaaatatatgtgtgtgtgtgtctcaAATTGAAGTTATTTATGCTTGCATGTTATAAGTCTCACgttgggaaaaagaaaaaaatgaaagggtATATAATGTAATGGGTATCTAAGTTAGATTAACTTTTGTCATGTTAATAATTGGAACACAAAacatgttaaattttataattattaaagatGTTGATCTCACTCCAGGTTTATAGGGCCCAAGATTTCTATCATGATAGCAAAGCCTATTGATCTGAGACCCATTAGAGCATGGTGGACTAAGCTGAAATAAGCTAGACTTTTAGGTTAAAAACCTAGGTGAACCCATGGGCTGGCCAAGAAGAACTAAACTTTGTTTCTGGTTGAGCCAAAAAGAGTTAGACCGCATTTCAGACTGAGGCAAGAAGAGCTAGTCCCAAGTTTAGATGGGCCACATCATTTATGACAAGTGTCAACTGGTACTTTAGTTGCACTTGAGAGGGAGTGTTGGAATAAATTATTCCCACGtggggaagaaaaataaaaaatgaaagagtatATAATGTAATGGGAATGCAAGTTAGATTGGGTTAATTCATTTTAACAATTGTAATCCAAAACATGTTAAAgctgataattaataaaaatgttgatCCACACTCCAAGTTTCAAGGGCCCAAAATTTCTAGTACATGTTGATTCCATACTTGTCAGATTTATGTATAAGATGGATTATATATGTACTCTTGTTTCATCATTTTCCCTCCTTACTTCAACCATGCTGAAGTGGGAACATTTAAATAGCTGGTGATACTGGTAGCATAACTTCTCATATTTATGAGGTGGCAGTTTCAATTAGAAAATGTTGATTTGGACTAGTGATTATTCTGATTCAAGTAATCAGGATAAAGTTAGTGCTTTACCCATTTGAAGTGTGGGGACAAAGCTTAAGTAATTAGATAAGGGCCAATTAGAAACATGGGAgttagattttgaaatttttggctCTCATTACTTGACCTAAAAGCTTAAGCTACCAGGTGAGGTCCAAAGGTTGGTATTTAGCTAACACTCAGGAGATAGATCTGGTCAGGCATTTCATATGTAGcttaataatattgatattgCTTGTCTTATGACTATAgagttgtttgttttttttctggTTACAAATGGAGTCCCATGACATTCAATCAAGGTACTGATAACCTTTCATTGCTGTGTTTCACGTGAATTAATATGTCTCTACTCCATTCTGTATCATTAGTAATTATTTGTCCTTgctttgatttgaattgtgaAGTGACATGTATAATATGCAAAAGTTCAACTTATGTTTGCAAACTATTGATGGCCGTATACATGGTTTCTTCTTTGGTTGCATGTTTTCACCATCTTGAATCCACTTGATGATccatggttttattttttcaggaAGAGAAACTAAAAGACAAACCTGGTTACGAGCATCTAAATGAGCCACTTCACGTGTTAGTGGAGGCTGAATTTCCCGAGGATATAATAAATGCCCGCTTGGATCATGCAATGGCAATATTAGAAAATCTTCTGAAGCCAGTGGTATGAGTCGAAATATATTCATTTGTTTTTTCTGTTGTTTTGTCCATTGGAATCTAACCTTGTTCAAACTCATTGTTTCATAAGGATGAATCCTTGGATCATTATAAGAAGCAACAATTAAGGGAATTGGCTATGCTAAATGGTACTCTAAGAGAAGAAAGCCCTAGCATGAGCCCGAGTATGAGCCCCAGTATGTCACCCTTTAACAGTGCAGGATTGAAGCGTGCAAAGACAGGAAGATAACCCCCATGTAGTGACAATGGATCAGAATTATTAAACATGCTGAACTGCTGCAGCTGATGGACTGTAGGGCTGAATACTTTAACTTGATTGTTCATCAGAGCTTGGGAGACTTGGTGATTGAGAAGAGTTAAGTTGAACAGAGTAAGTAAGGCGCCTGAAATGTTGGGATGCCAGATGGGTTATCATGTTTCTATAGGTGTTTCATATGGCTAACATGTTGATCTACCATCTTGATTCTTTCGTGTAAAATTCCTTTGAAcatcaaatttgttatttgattggttaaaaaaGCAACGCATTCCCTAATCAATTTGTTTGTTATTCCAGTTAGGTGTCGTGTGAATGTGAACTTTATAGTGTAATTAGGCATATATTTAGCCTCAACTATCTTATGCCATTGAATTGAAACAGATGAATAATAAATTGCATTGCAATTTCTGTTATCTTCCGCTATTGTTGTTATAACCTATGTtttcatatgattttataaactttggatctaatgatttaaattttgtatgagaggatttttttttttttgtaaagattCAACTGCAAACTTCGTTCTTATATGCATAGAGAATTATTGTAACCAACGACAAAGGTAACAATCTGTTACATTTTGACTACAGCAAAAGACTGGAAAGTAAAAATTGAAGAAGACCGCAGTAAAACATGCTTTCACAATCTTGAAGAAGTCTAGAAAGGCTGACCCCTCTTCTGAAATGGCGGCTTCCTAAAAGTCTTCGAAAACCAGTTCTTTATGAAGATCTTATTGCACTCAACGATAATTCCAACGACAAACCCTGAGCCAAACCCCATTGCAATTACTATTCTCCAAATAAATTCATCTTGAGATCCGAAGTTTTGATCCTCTTCAAAAGTTGAAGACGCTGTGGAGGTGGTGTCAATATTTTCACAGGACTTTGAGAGAGGAATTCCACACAACCCCATATTTCCTTCATATGAATCATTCTGAAATGTATCAAATTGTGCCCCCCGTGGTATTGGTCCTATAAGTTGGTTATGAGAGACATTGAAGAATTCCAGAAAGTTGAGTTGTTTTAGTTCTTGAGGAATGTGTCCTGAAAGTTTGTTGCAGGATAATTCTAATGATTCAAGCTGCTTCAATTCCTTCAAGGATGACGGAATCTGACCCGAGAGATTGTTGTTTGAAAAATCGAGCAAATGCAGCCCCTTCAATTCTCCAATGGATGTTGGAATCTCTCCTCGAAAGTTATTGTATGAAAAATCAATAGCTTTCAAGGCTTCTGAAATTTTCGAGTATATCCTTTCCATTCCTTTGTTATGTATTGTCATTGAATACTGATAGGTGGCATCCTCATACATGCTAAGGAAGTAGTAAATGGGATACATGCTTTCCTGCATGTACGCTGCCTCCTGGTCGACATCAATGACTTTCAATGCTTTCCAGGATTGGAAGTTCTCATATGGTAGCCTACCTTGAAAACTATTGTGGGAGAGATCAATGACATGAATGTTCGGAAACTCAAATCCTACCATAGGACCTCTGATTACTCCATGAAATCTGTTCGAGCTTAGACTGAGAATTCGTAGCTCTGGAAGAGCTCCTAGCCAAGAAGGAAAAACATCATATATATGATTGTTTTCCAAATCAAGGAACTCTAGCATTTTACAATTGGCCAATGATCTAGCCAGTTGCCCGTGTAATTGATTATGGCCAATATCAATAGACTTCAATTGGCATTCAGCTGCAAATGTTGGAATGTGGCCGTGAAGGGAGTTGTTTCTGAGATTCAAGACAACCATAGACTCACTTAAGTTGCCTAAACATTCAGGAAGAACCCCACTCAGATTGTTATTAGATAGATCAAGAACTTGAAGCGAACTTTGACTGCAAATCAATAATGGTGAAACTTCGccaaaaaatttgttgtttgagGCCAGATATAAAAGGGTATATGTAGATGCTGGTGGAATTGGGAGTGATCCTTGAAGCATGTTAAACCTGAGGTCTAATGTGCGAAGGTGTTTCCATGGAAGGACAGCTGAATGCCCACCAAAGTCTGTTAGGGAATTATAAGAAAGGTTCAGATATTCGAGTGTCTTTACGCTTGTATTCCACAGCCATTGGGGTATTTCACCATGGATATGATTGTCAGACAGATCTAGCCACTCCAAAGTGTCttgatttttcaagaaaagtGGGAACTTATTTAAGTTGCAGGCAGCCAAACCTAGTAGGTCAAGAGAAGCATTACTAATGGTTTTCGAAGAGAGGACTGTTAAATTGTTAAATGATAGCAGTAATCTCTTCAAATTTTTCAGCATTAAAAACATATCTAGCTCCATTGAACCACTCAAGTTATTGCTATTGAAGCTGAGAAATTCAATGTTCTTGAGTTTGGAGATTGAGCTTGGAATAAGGCCTTGCAACTTGTTGGATGAAAGGTCCAATGTTTCCAACTGGGTGAGTTTGAAAAGCTTAGATGGAATTTCACCATGTAAATTGGTTCCTCCGAGCCACAACTCAGTGAGTTTGGTAAGCTTTGTAAACCAGAGCAGGGAAGAGAGAGTTTGGGCACTGAAATTGTTGTTTGAAAGATCCAAATACTTGAGCTGGGCAAGGTTTGCTAATGAATAAGGAATAAATCCACTAAAATTACTATTGTAAATATCAAATACCTCTAAAGAAAGAAGATTTCCAATTGAAAAGGGCAGCTCTCCAAAGAAACTTGTGTTTGAAAGATCAAGTACCTTAAGAGGATTGTTGAAATGAAATTCAGGAAGCTCACCTGTCAGGTCCGGGTTATAGGCTAGTTTAAGATTTGTGAGACTTGGGAAATGAAAAATTCTTTCGGGGAATTCCCCCTGTAATGAACAAGATTCAAGACCAATAGATGTTAGAGAAGTCATGTTTGCCAAGGTCTTAAGGGCATTTATTGAATTCATTTCGACAAAGCCAAGATCAAGCTCTTTTAGGCGGGTTAAGTTATGAACTAAACTTTTCAGATCAGGCTTGTGCAGTTTCAATGGATCTTCTAAAGGTGGCACACTGAGAGATAAATAGACCAAGTTGGACAATTGGGATATCTCTGATGGGATTTGGCCAGAAAATACAGTATGCGAGAGATCAAGATATGTTAACTCTGTAAGATGCCCAAAACCTGATGGGATTTTAGAACTATTGAAATTATTGTCATAAAGGATAAGTTTTTGAAGGTGGGAAAGGAGGAAAAGTGTGCTATTAGAGTTAAAAGAACCAAAAAGACAACTGCTACTGAGGTTGAGGCCAATGACATAACCAGTTTCTTGATCACACTTGATGCCATTCCAGGAACAACAATCATCACTGTCTCCTTGGAGCTTCCATGAAGACACTTTTGGATAAGCAGAAGATTCATCAGAAGCAGAAGGGCAGTCAATGATAAAGCTATCCTTGAACTGCAACAAGGCATAGCTTTCATGAGGATGGCATAGTGGCTGCATTGAAGACAAAAAAGAGTGGGTGAAGAGCTGAAACAATGAGATAACAAAGATCAAgtgtatgaaaaagaagttgAGATTCATTAACATGCTTAAGATTGGTGGTCTTGAACAATCAAATgaattacaataatataaaaatagagaataaaattattcgtataaattatacaaattcatTTTATCAACTGTTGGAGAGTAGTGGCAGACATTACTAGTCAATAAATTGGTGGGCAAGGGACCATTATTAGACTTTCTTGGATAGAAGATAAGCACGATTAGTCAAGTGCAATTTGATTTTTCCACTAGCAATGTATGTATGTATCAAAGGACCGCCACTTCTTACAATAATGGGTTTGCCGAGTGATGCGGGATTAATTGGATTTGACTAGACTTTAGTACTAGATCGTTACGTGATAACTCCGATATAGTTTGTTGTGTTTAATAAGTctgataaattattaatatgccAAGACCTGTAACACGATCCAAAATCTCTTAAGAGTATACTTTTATGAACCCTTAATAGATTAcctgtaaaattatatatatatttttatatgttttcaattttattttttctaattattttttatcggGTCATGCTCAGCCTACTCATGGGCCTTGCTCTGTGACAAAAATGTGGGGTAGctcatatatcattttttcaatgGCCCagagacttattctcacccataGTAcagtaaaactttaaaatgattctcttcaattttaaaaatctaaatatttatttatttattagttttgagTG contains:
- the LOC123215034 gene encoding KH domain-containing protein At1g09660/At1g09670-like isoform X2, with translation MGERITPGSYFHYPPSGVHASPHRPSSSLPLDRERYLGELLAERQKLVPFMQVLPLCNRLLSQEIRRVTGYNPSFVDHERFEPDSPFRSLGQPNGRSMELEGLSAMQTEESVHLQRMASLQNPPMGWTGVPPIPVTPIVKRVVRLDVPIDKYPNYNFVGRILGPRGNSLKRVEALTECRVFIRGRGSVKDSIKEEKLKDKPGYEHLNEPLHVLVEAEFPEDIINARLDHAMAILENLLKPVDESLDHYKKQQLRELAMLNGTLREESPSMSPSMSPSMSPFNSAGLKRAKTGR
- the LOC123215034 gene encoding KH domain-containing protein At1g09660/At1g09670-like isoform X1, which produces MYLGELLAERQKLVPFMQVLPLCNRLLSQEIRRVTGYNPSFVDHERFEPDSPFRSLGQPNGRSMELEGLSAMQTEESVHLQRMASLQNPPMGWTGVPPIPVTPIVKRVVRLDVPIDKYPNYNFVGRILGPRGNSLKRVEALTECRVFIRGRGSVKDSIKEEKLKDKPGYEHLNEPLHVLVEAEFPEDIINARLDHAMAILENLLKPVDESLDHYKKQQLRELAMLNGTLREESPSMSPSMSPSMSPFNSAGLKRAKTGR
- the LOC123214330 gene encoding receptor-like protein 6 — protein: MQPLCHPHESYALLQFKDSFIIDCPSASDESSAYPKVSSWKLQGDSDDCCSWNGIKCDQETGYVIGLNLSSSCLFGSFNSNSTLFLLSHLQKLILYDNNFNSSKIPSGFGHLTELTYLDLSHTVFSGQIPSEISQLSNLVYLSLSVPPLEDPLKLHKPDLKSLVHNLTRLKELDLGFVEMNSINALKTLANMTSLTSIGLESCSLQGEFPERIFHFPSLTNLKLAYNPDLTGELPEFHFNNPLKVLDLSNTSFFGELPFSIGNLLSLEVFDIYNSNFSGFIPYSLANLAQLKYLDLSNNNFSAQTLSSLLWFTKLTKLTELWLGGTNLHGEIPSKLFKLTQLETLDLSSNKLQGLIPSSISKLKNIEFLSFNSNNLSGSMELDMFLMLKNLKRLLLSFNNLTVLSSKTISNASLDLLGLAACNLNKFPLFLKNQDTLEWLDLSDNHIHGEIPQWLWNTSVKTLEYLNLSYNSLTDFGGHSAVLPWKHLRTLDLRFNMLQGSLPIPPASTYTLLYLASNNKFFGEVSPLLICSQSSLQVLDLSNNNLSGVLPECLGNLSESMVVLNLRNNSLHGHIPTFAAECQLKSIDIGHNQLHGQLARSLANCKMLEFLDLENNHIYDVFPSWLGALPELRILSLSSNRFHGVIRGPMVGFEFPNIHVIDLSHNSFQGRLPYENFQSWKALKVIDVDQEAAYMQESMYPIYYFLSMYEDATYQYSMTIHNKGMERIYSKISEALKAIDFSYNNFRGEIPTSIGELKGLHLLDFSNNNLSGQIPSSLKELKQLESLELSCNKLSGHIPQELKQLNFLEFFNVSHNQLIGPIPRGAQFDTFQNDSYEGNMGLCGIPLSKSCENIDTTSTASSTFEEDQNFGSQDEFIWRIVIAMGFGSGFVVGIIVECNKIFIKNWFSKTFRKPPFQKRGQPF